In a genomic window of Methanosarcina horonobensis HB-1 = JCM 15518:
- a CDS encoding transglutaminase-like domain-containing protein, whose translation MNNSEVLEKNTPSTVLILLICLVLVTITGFFFSDSIGVFAHELKDYLGLGADSENSEQAFIPDTASFTSPAIPLYSTEKNELTPILRTPLQPGFSLSSNYQTSELFQGGIGYLKISIKNEGRNPIFIDRYGVSVNASESRIFSEDCGALLSPGEEKNLGIIAVRVPEEEKASLSIVLWLLASTSEGKWHEYDPYFLNGFNTDLKPMPEKNSPKYRYNPGYYFRTINRLVEPSEPDVRAKAAETARSYPGAYNIYQVCALFDMVKEEIEYVSDPRGNDIWEPANVTLRIGAGDCEDQAILLSSMLEAVGGTTRVYLTDNHAFAAVYLGNGTDSTEAAVKGVRTYYGNVDVNYLTDEYGSWLMLDPTSSLYAGGLPGKTAQTKVEAVGENETYRSWTFVNTTEVKVIDISTRAVK comes from the coding sequence ATGAATAACTCAGAGGTTTTAGAAAAAAACACGCCCTCGACAGTTTTAATTTTATTAATATGCCTTGTACTTGTTACAATAACTGGATTTTTCTTTTCGGATTCTATTGGCGTTTTTGCGCATGAGTTAAAAGATTATCTCGGACTGGGTGCAGATTCTGAAAACTCTGAGCAGGCATTCATACCGGATACTGCTTCTTTTACTTCCCCGGCAATACCTTTGTATTCTACTGAGAAAAACGAACTTACTCCTATTCTGAGGACTCCACTACAACCCGGTTTTTCTTTGAGCAGTAATTATCAAACCTCAGAGCTTTTTCAAGGAGGGATAGGTTATCTTAAAATAAGTATCAAAAACGAAGGCAGAAACCCGATTTTTATTGACAGGTACGGAGTTTCAGTTAACGCCTCTGAATCACGGATTTTTTCCGAAGACTGCGGAGCTTTGCTTTCCCCGGGAGAGGAAAAAAACCTTGGAATAATCGCAGTTCGGGTACCTGAAGAAGAAAAAGCCAGTTTAAGCATCGTTCTCTGGCTTCTTGCCTCGACCTCAGAGGGTAAATGGCATGAGTACGATCCCTATTTTCTAAATGGGTTCAATACGGACTTAAAACCGATGCCTGAAAAAAACAGTCCAAAGTATCGATATAATCCCGGTTATTATTTTAGAACAATAAATCGACTGGTAGAACCGTCCGAGCCCGATGTAAGGGCAAAAGCAGCCGAGACAGCCCGTTCATATCCAGGAGCTTATAATATATATCAGGTCTGTGCCCTCTTTGACATGGTGAAAGAGGAAATCGAGTACGTAAGCGACCCCAGGGGTAATGACATTTGGGAGCCAGCCAATGTTACTCTGAGAATAGGAGCCGGAGACTGCGAAGACCAGGCAATTCTTCTTTCGTCCATGCTTGAAGCTGTAGGAGGTACGACCAGGGTCTATCTTACAGACAATCATGCTTTTGCAGCTGTCTATCTGGGCAACGGAACCGATTCAACCGAAGCTGCAGTTAAAGGAGTAAGAACTTATTATGGGAATGTTGATGTAAATTATCTGACAGATGAATACGGCTCCTGGCTCATGCTTGATCCTACTTCCAGCCTTTACGCAGGCGGACTTCCCGGAAAAACGGCTCAGACAAAGGTGGAAGCAGTCGGAGAAAATGAAACTTACAGGAGCTGGACTTTCGTAAATACAACCGAAGTAAAAGTGATTGACATCAGTACCAGAGCAGTTAAATAA
- the mptN gene encoding tetrahydromethanopterin:alpha-L-glutamate ligase has translation MKKIGIAITDPEDWTAQALINAAGKKGYSPFVFDLRKTEVRIGSGVSEPAALIKAGKILLSDLDALIVRDVGAGAFEGVSFRFDTLRELEAEGVAVINSPEAIQNAANKYHASYLLAKAGLPLPETIAVQSVDAALKAVSRFGDSVIKPVFGYKGKDIARVKNQEIQFSDRKNEHVSVEETLEKLLEERGMLYIQEFIENPGRDIRAFIVGGVAIGAIYRKAAAGSWVNNLSQGGSSGRCVLTDKQKEIAEKAALAVGATFAGVDIIEGSEGIKGPEGIKGPEGIKGPEGIEGSNGRAEYKNKQAESQKNENGQGPRILEVNGTPSGKGIFDAWGINPADYILEYLQNML, from the coding sequence ATGAAAAAAATAGGGATTGCGATTACCGACCCGGAAGACTGGACAGCCCAGGCACTTATCAATGCAGCCGGGAAAAAAGGATATTCTCCTTTTGTCTTTGACCTCAGAAAAACAGAAGTCAGGATAGGTTCAGGAGTTTCTGAACCGGCTGCTCTTATTAAAGCCGGGAAAATCCTGCTCTCGGATCTTGACGCACTTATTGTAAGAGATGTAGGTGCAGGAGCTTTTGAAGGGGTATCTTTCAGGTTTGATACCCTGAGGGAGCTCGAGGCAGAAGGAGTTGCAGTTATAAACTCCCCGGAAGCCATCCAGAATGCGGCAAACAAGTACCATGCTTCTTACCTTCTGGCAAAAGCCGGGCTCCCTTTGCCTGAAACCATAGCTGTTCAGAGTGTAGATGCAGCCTTAAAAGCAGTATCAAGATTCGGGGATTCCGTCATAAAACCTGTTTTTGGTTATAAGGGAAAAGATATTGCAAGGGTGAAGAACCAAGAGATCCAATTTTCAGACCGAAAAAACGAGCATGTTTCTGTAGAAGAAACTCTTGAAAAACTGCTCGAAGAAAGGGGAATGCTGTATATCCAGGAGTTTATAGAAAATCCAGGGAGGGACATACGAGCTTTTATTGTCGGAGGCGTTGCCATAGGCGCAATTTACCGAAAAGCTGCTGCAGGTTCCTGGGTAAATAACCTGAGCCAGGGAGGAAGTTCGGGTAGGTGTGTACTTACCGATAAGCAGAAAGAAATTGCCGAAAAAGCTGCCCTTGCAGTGGGTGCAACATTCGCGGGTGTTGATATTATAGAAGGTTCTGAAGGTATAAAAGGTCCTGAAGGTATAAAAGGTCCTGAAGGTATAAAAGGTCCTGAAGGTATAGAAGGTTCTAACGGTCGGGCTGAATACAAAAATAAACAGGCGGAAAGCCAGAAAAATGAAAACGGGCAGGGACCCAGGATACTTGAGGTCAATGGAACGCCTTCAGGAAAAGGAATTTTTGATGCATGGGGCATAAATCCTGCAGATTATATTCTGGAATACCTTCAAAATATGTTATGA
- a CDS encoding LrgB family protein yields MPFKNLYFRIDFETYNLGGDYISFFLGPSTVVLAVPLYKKIQLLKSDVLPIIAGISAGYIAGISSILILSNFFGLDKIITSSLVPKSVTTPIGIEISKQIGGLPAITVAAIVATGIIGAVLGPFICRSFRIKDSVAVGIAIGTASHALGTTRAIELGETEGAMSGLAIGIAGLITVFLAPVLVYVFEFLS; encoded by the coding sequence GTGCCTTTCAAAAACCTTTACTTCAGGATAGATTTCGAGACCTATAATCTGGGTGGAGACTATATTTCCTTCTTCCTCGGGCCTTCAACCGTGGTACTTGCCGTGCCTCTCTACAAAAAAATCCAGCTCCTGAAAAGCGATGTTTTACCTATAATTGCAGGCATAAGTGCAGGCTACATTGCAGGTATATCAAGCATTCTAATCTTATCTAACTTTTTCGGGCTTGATAAGATCATAACCAGTTCTCTTGTCCCAAAATCCGTAACCACTCCCATAGGAATAGAGATTTCAAAACAGATAGGAGGCCTGCCTGCGATAACAGTAGCTGCAATTGTGGCAACAGGAATTATAGGAGCTGTGCTGGGTCCTTTCATTTGCCGCTCTTTCCGAATAAAGGACAGTGTTGCAGTCGGCATTGCAATCGGCACAGCTTCCCACGCTCTCGGGACAACAAGGGCAATAGAACTTGGAGAAACCGAAGGGGCAATGAGTGGGCTTGCAATAGGAATTGCTGGCCTAATTACGGTTTTTCTGGCACCGGTACTTGTTTATGTATTCGAGTTTCTGTCCTGA
- the nifU gene encoding Fe-S cluster assembly scaffold protein NifU, whose product MYNKKVMDHFMNPRNVGEIENADGIGEAGNPHGDRMKIFLKIRDNRIEDVKFKTFGCAAAIASSSMATEMIKGKTLEEAWELTNEAVAEALEGLPPGKLECSVVSREATHRAINDYRKKYGLEPLEEQT is encoded by the coding sequence GTGTATAATAAAAAAGTAATGGACCATTTTATGAATCCGAGAAACGTGGGGGAAATAGAAAATGCAGACGGGATCGGAGAAGCCGGAAACCCCCATGGGGACCGGATGAAGATTTTCCTGAAGATCAGGGATAATAGAATCGAAGATGTAAAATTCAAGACGTTTGGCTGTGCAGCAGCAATTGCGTCCAGCAGCATGGCAACCGAAATGATAAAAGGTAAAACCCTTGAAGAAGCCTGGGAGCTTACGAACGAAGCTGTAGCAGAAGCGCTTGAAGGGCTTCCTCCGGGAAAACTTGAGTGTTCGGTAGTTTCCAGGGAAGCTACTCACAGAGCTATTAACGATTACCGTAAAAAGTATGGGCTTGAACCTCTGGAAGAGCAGACCTGA
- the nifS gene encoding cysteine desulfurase NifS has protein sequence MGENRFVYMDHAATTFIKPEVVETMLPFLKEHFGNPSSLYSIGREGKEAVETAREKLAKALGARPEEIYFTSGGTESDNWAVKGTAFARRKKGKHIITTPIEHHAVLYPCEYLETQGFDVTYLPVDEYGLVDPAELEAAIREDTILISVMYANNEIGTIEPVSEIGKVAREHGIPFHTDAVQAIGNIPLDLSGKERDVDMLSLSSHKFYGPKGIGALYIRDGIEIDNYMHGGAQEREKRAGTENVAGIMGMGKAIELATANIEGHNEKIRKMRDRLRAGILEIPECRLNGHPEKRLSGNLNFSFEYIEGESLLLMLDQMGICSSTGSACSSGSLGPSHVLSAIGVPPEIAQGSLRLTLGDANTEEDINYVLEVLPEIVGKLRAISPFYKPASVCEK, from the coding sequence ATGGGAGAGAATCGCTTCGTGTATATGGACCATGCAGCTACCACTTTCATAAAACCGGAAGTGGTTGAAACTATGCTGCCTTTTTTGAAAGAACATTTCGGAAATCCCTCTTCCCTGTACTCAATAGGCAGGGAAGGAAAAGAAGCTGTGGAAACCGCAAGGGAGAAGCTTGCAAAAGCTCTTGGAGCCAGGCCCGAAGAAATTTACTTTACTTCAGGGGGAACCGAGTCTGACAACTGGGCTGTTAAAGGAACTGCTTTTGCCAGGCGAAAAAAAGGAAAGCACATTATTACCACGCCAATCGAACACCATGCAGTCCTTTATCCCTGCGAGTATCTCGAAACACAGGGCTTTGATGTTACCTATCTGCCTGTGGACGAATACGGACTTGTAGATCCTGCAGAACTGGAAGCTGCAATAAGAGAAGATACCATCTTGATTTCGGTCATGTACGCCAATAATGAAATCGGGACAATCGAGCCGGTTTCGGAAATAGGGAAGGTTGCCAGAGAGCACGGGATCCCTTTCCATACCGATGCCGTACAGGCAATAGGCAATATCCCCCTTGACCTGAGTGGGAAAGAAAGGGATGTGGACATGCTTTCCCTTTCCTCGCATAAATTTTATGGACCAAAAGGGATAGGAGCGCTTTACATTAGAGATGGAATAGAGATCGACAACTACATGCACGGAGGAGCCCAGGAGAGAGAAAAGCGAGCCGGGACAGAGAATGTTGCAGGGATCATGGGCATGGGAAAGGCTATAGAGCTTGCAACTGCAAACATAGAAGGGCATAACGAAAAGATAAGGAAAATGAGGGACCGACTCAGGGCAGGAATACTTGAGATTCCTGAATGCAGACTGAACGGGCACCCGGAAAAGCGCCTTTCAGGGAACCTGAACTTCAGTTTTGAGTATATAGAAGGAGAGTCCCTGCTTCTTATGCTTGACCAGATGGGGATCTGCAGTTCAACTGGCAGTGCCTGTTCTTCTGGCTCACTTGGTCCTTCACATGTACTCAGCGCAATAGGAGTGCCGCCTGAGATTGCACAGGGTTCTCTGCGCCTGACCCTTGGGGACGCGAATACAGAAGAAGATATCAATTACGTACTTGAAGTCCTGCCTGAAATTGTTGGAAAATTGAGGGCTATATCTCCATTCTACAAGCCGGCAAGTGTATGCGAAAAATAA
- a CDS encoding FxsA family protein: MFLRLFSLFLIIPLVEIYLLVKIGGIIGALNTVLIILITATLGAYLTKSQGFRVLLQIQDATRQGYMPGNELFHGLFVLIGGFALLTPGFLTDAIGFSMLIPQIREVYVEIAKGIIKKKIRQGSFQMRMYTDFR; this comes from the coding sequence ATGTTTCTTAGACTCTTTTCTCTGTTTCTGATTATTCCCCTTGTGGAGATCTATCTACTGGTCAAGATAGGAGGTATAATCGGAGCTTTAAACACCGTGCTTATTATTCTGATAACCGCAACCCTTGGAGCTTACCTGACAAAGAGCCAGGGCTTCAGGGTGCTTCTCCAGATCCAGGACGCAACCAGACAGGGGTACATGCCTGGAAATGAACTTTTTCATGGGCTCTTTGTATTAATAGGGGGCTTTGCCCTCCTGACCCCTGGCTTTCTGACCGATGCCATAGGTTTTTCCATGCTTATTCCTCAGATTAGAGAAGTTTATGTGGAGATAGCAAAAGGAATCATAAAGAAAAAGATACGGCAGGGCAGCTTCCAGATGCGGATGTACACGGATTTCAGGTAA
- the pth2 gene encoding peptidyl-tRNA hydrolase Pth2, which translates to MSEYKQCIVTRDDLKLSKGKFAVQVAHAALSAAEWASKSDLEKWKEGGQKKVVLKVPTLKDLYELKEKARREGLPTALIQDAGLTEIPPGTVTVLGIGPAKEEIIDKVTRDLKLV; encoded by the coding sequence ATGAGCGAGTACAAACAATGTATAGTTACCCGGGACGACCTGAAACTTTCTAAAGGTAAATTTGCTGTACAGGTAGCACATGCTGCGCTTTCTGCGGCTGAATGGGCAAGCAAAAGCGACCTTGAAAAATGGAAAGAAGGAGGGCAAAAAAAAGTTGTCCTGAAAGTTCCCACCCTTAAGGATCTTTATGAGCTTAAGGAGAAAGCAAGAAGGGAAGGACTTCCAACAGCCCTGATACAGGATGCAGGCCTTACTGAAATCCCTCCTGGGACGGTTACTGTGCTTGGAATCGGACCGGCAAAAGAAGAGATTATAGATAAAGTTACAAGGGACCTCAAACTTGTCTAA